The Brassica oleracea var. oleracea cultivar TO1000 chromosome C6, BOL, whole genome shotgun sequence genomic interval TAAAAATTTGTTATAGTGCTCCTCCTATATGAATATGCATGTAAAGAAAAAAAAAACTGTAAACTGTTTAGGTTAAATTGTTAAATTTCTCTGATCAATATAGTTTTGAGATTTAACTAACAAGAACCAGAAAAAAAAAAACAAGAAACCACATGACATGATGGTATAAGTTTCATTACTAATTGTCTAAATTAAGACAACTTTAAAAAAATCCGAATATTTTTCCAGCTTTGTTCAAGGAAAGTTAACTTTTCTAACGAGAAGATATATCTGACAAATAGAAAAAATCTCATTAACAAGGAAGACTTGCCCACTAACAGTTTCAACAAGAACAACAAAGGAAATACGAAATTGTTATATGATAACATTATCTTCCTGCATATCGGAGAGATTAGCCGCGTCCAGGGGACATTATTTTTAGGTTACCAAAAAAATGTTATAATGCTCATGTAAATAAATAAACTTTCAAATGTTTTTTTTCTAACTGTTAAACTTTCAAATTTTTCACAGCAATGGAGGTTTTTTTTTTTTTTTTTACGTCGAAAGATCATTCTATTACTCAGGCTAGAGGTGGTCTGGGTAACCAAACCGGAATAGAACAACCAATAAAATGGAGGTTAACAGTTAAATTTCTCTGTTCAAATTAGCTTTTTTCCTTAGATGTAACTAATAAGAAACTTTATCCACGCCCGATAGGTGGTCGAGTGGTAAACTTTAGTGCTAAGTAATCAAGATTCGAAGACATCCCACTATATTATTGTTTGACTATGTGGATATGGCCTCATTAATTACGGTTCATTTGAATATCCAGAAAATAATCTATTTGTGGACCGTATCTCATTTTGAAAATTAATCTTGACCATTCTATTGGACGGTATATACCAATTACTCATTATTATATAAATTTAGCTATTAATTGTCTAAATTAAGACCCAAAAAAAACTTAGACCCCTGTTTTGTCTTAACTCTCAAGTAAAACTAATTTTCTACCAAGCAAAATAAATCTGACAAAAAGAATATCATTGAAAAGGGAAACACACCATAAACAGACTCTGGTGTAATTAATTACTCTGTCAAAAAAACTAGAAAGAAAAAACCATAAATGGAAACTGTAACATTCCAAACAAATCACCAACGATACAACAGAGAACCATAATACTGATTTTTTCCCCTCAAATCTCTCTTTCAAATATATTTTTCTTGTTGCTTCTGTCTCTTGTATTTGTTTTGTCTTTGTGTTTCTTTTAGGGATGAATAGCCTCAATGAAGCCAAGACCATGACGGAAACTTCAGGCTCAAGTAACTCTGTCTTGTGTCTAGCAAACCCCATGGAGCAGCCTCATGTGCCCACGACCACAAGAAGTGTCTTGTCCGACACAAAATACAAAGGTGTGGTTCAACAACCGAACGGTCACTGGGGCGCTCAGATATACGCTGAGCATCGAAGGATCTGGCTTGGAACGTTCAAGTCCGCCGCTGAAGCCGCTGCATCTTACGATAGCGCATCTATCAAACTCCGAGGTATTGATGCTAACTCGTACCGGAACTTCCCTTGGTGTGAAATCACGACCCATGAACCGGCGTTTCAAGCCAACTACACAACAGAAGCTGTGTTGAACATGATCAAAGACTGTTCTTACCAACACAAGTTCATGGAGTATCTCAGAAGAAGATCTCAGATGGTGGACTTCGCCAACATCAACATCGTGGCGGCGGCATCAAAACAGAGCCGAGCAGGGAGAGGAGTGCAAGACCCATTCTCTTGCACGCCGCTTTTTAGCAAGGAACTTACACCGAGCGATGTTGGGAAACTCAACAGGCTTGTGATACCAAAGAAGCATGCGGTGAAGCATTTGCCATTCATAAGCGACGTTCAGAAAGAGAGGGAAGAAGGCGAAATAGGAGGAGCTCTGGACGACGTTGAGGTTGTGTTTTATGACAGGGCGATGAGACAATGGAAGTTTAGGTATTGTTACTGGAGAAGTAGCCAGAGCTTTGTCTTCACCAGAGGATGGAATGGTTTCGTCAGGGAGAAGAGACTCAAGGAGAAAGATGTGATCGTCTTTTACCATTGTGATGTCCCGACCAATGTTAAGACATTACAAGGTCAAAGCAACAGCTTCTTAATGATTGATGTTGACTACTTTACGGAGACGGGTTCCGCGCCTCCCAAGGAAGTAGACAAGATGGTTCACAACACTTCCGAGGAAGAAATGAAAACAGAAACCAAAGGAGGGTTTATGCTGTTTGGTGTTAGGATTCAATAGCTATTTTCTTATCAGTGATTTTTATATTTAGAAAAACTTAACTAGAGTATGGTTTTGATTTGTGTTGTTTTTTGGATTTGGTATTTAAAATTAATTAGACTAATATCTATCTTGGTCAAATAAAAGAAGAAAAACCTTTCGAGAGTCGACAACACAAAGCCATTTAAATGCTAAGAACCTACGATGAACAAAGCAATCCTAAAGAAGACATTAAGTTAAATGTCAGAATATCAAACAGCAAAATGAGTTTTTAAAATCACTAGTACTACTCTATATACTCCCTACAATGAGACTCATCTTCTCAGGTGAGTTTCCGCTTACATCTCCTCCGAGTTCCATCGCCCTCAACGTCAGGAGAGTCTTCTACAACAGTGTCTTCTTGTACAACCAAACCTCTGTTTCTAGAGAGTTTTCTTATCGGTGTTGTCTGAGAATCTTGAGGGAAGTCAGAGGGACCAGAAGATGAAGCGACTGCAGTTTCTCTGTGTGGCATTAGCTCTTCCCCCATGGGCACCATTTCAGACATCAGCTGTTACCACAAATACAAGACATCTTCAGGATAATAATCTACACCAATAGAGAGGTGTATGAGTGAGATTCTAGTTAGTTACCTTCCAGTCTTTGAAATCGAATCTAAACACAAAGTGGTTGTAAGTGACTTCCCCTGACGCCACCAGGTTCGCAGCCGGTGCGTTTCTCGGCACTGAAGACAGATTAGGAGGATCACGATGTTAGTGGAATGAATTGAATATCCAAACAAAGACATTAAGATGATGGAATGTGATCTTACAGGCAAAATGTGAACCATTCTTGTCAACAATGATCTCTACTCGTCCGTCTTTGGACAAGAAAGATAGAGCGAACAAATTCTCAACAGTCTGTGCAAATGATCTTCTGTTGAGCACCAAATTCTCAAGCCTCACGCGCTTCTTTTGCCGTAAGATGTTAAACATTATCGCCATGTTCTTGTCTGTATCAGTTTTCTCTTCTGATTGTGTATCGTCGACCTGGCGATCACAATAAACTACAATCAGATCTTTTGGTTCTTAATTCAAACTACACTACAATCAACAAGTTTCATACAAAGCATCACATCCTATTTCACAAGGAACCCAATCAACAGGTGAGAGATCACAAAAAATGCTCAAGACATATACAACATTGCAGACCATGCAAATGAATCTAAAACGTCAGAATCAGGCTGGGATATAAAGCACTCAGCATAGCTAGGTGTGACGAGTGGAAAGTTACAGATGTGAAGTCTACAAGACACAATTGAACAATCATGTATACTAATACTGCATATTAGTTCTCATTATTGGTCAAAACCTCAAACAAAGATGGAATCTACAAAAAAAACATTCTTACCTCATCGGGACGAAAGCCTTCACCAGGCTTTGTACGTTTTCTGTAGACTGCCCTTTTCCTTTCCTTCAGTTCAGTGTCCATAGGTCCCAACCTGATCACAAAACAGATGTTAAAACAGAACATGCTCAACTTTTTGCAAAGCAAGTCAATGTTATTAATGAGAACTCACATTGTGGAACAACCACATGATACCAAAACAGTAGAACAGACAGCAAGCCCAAGATCCTTCCATT includes:
- the LOC106298414 gene encoding non-structural maintenance of chromosomes element 4 homolog A; translated protein: MRTRTVKRESEATGEGSGGRDGDESARFRAVKKEKNKGVASSVRIDEPASQEEEEGHEQGVSDRRVLRSQYLALINKISDSKDDLTSVDSDKFSRIFNEFENLHQKVQKPREQIADAEAFLDIANTMLSSVKSQSVNGVSPAEFVNALVNGFGQPSQRIDTDESAPVSIKWKDLGLAVCSTVLVSCGCSTMLGPMDTELKERKRAVYRKRTKPGEGFRPDEVDDTQSEEKTDTDKNMAIMFNILRQKKRVRLENLVLNRRSFAQTVENLFALSFLSKDGRVEIIVDKNGSHFALPRNAPAANLVASGEVTYNHFVFRFDFKDWKLMSEMVPMGEELMPHRETAVASSSGPSDFPQDSQTTPIRKLSRNRGLVVQEDTVVEDSPDVEGDGTRRRCKRKLT
- the LOC106300667 gene encoding AP2/ERF and B3 domain-containing transcription factor At1g51120-like, with protein sequence MASTLLVPQLLSSPTSLNVAAPRTYYTFNAHNTRRTVKCSSNAEPKDQQFLDLTPSPDSINTTSAEKFPIEKRRRSEIIRDRKQRGIEKPEPPNFEIGWKRTKEINLEKPKGYVIMDFLEKFEGLMAREFGSKELLAKAGEIVAERAREEAEVLRDEGEVEERMVTELFRVLKLMEMDLAMVKASVKEETLSERTKYKGVVQQPNGHWGAQIYAEHRRIWLGTFKSAAEAAASYDSASIKLRGIDANSYRNFPWCEITTHEPAFQANYTTEAVLNMIKDCSYQHKFMEYLRRRSQMVDFANINIVAAASKQSRAGRGVQDPFSCTPLFSKELTPSDVGKLNRLVIPKKHAVKHLPFISDVQKEREEGEIGGALDDVEVVFYDRAMRQWKFRYCYWRSSQSFVFTRGWNGFVREKRLKEKDVIVFYHCDVPTNVKTLQGQSNSFLMIDVDYFTETGSAPPKEVDKMVHNTSEEEMKTETKGGFMLFGVRIQ